From the genome of Mycoplasma anserisalpingitidis, one region includes:
- a CDS encoding pyrimidine-nucleoside phosphorylase, whose amino-acid sequence MRAVDLIEKKRHGLNLNKSEIEFLIGSYVKNEIPDYQISAFLMAVMFNGMNTEEIATFTKVMMNSGKVMDLSEIPGIKVDKHSTGGVGDKTTLAVAPIVAACGAPVAKMSGRGLGHTGGTIDKLESIPGFTVELSEKDFIKQVKEHNIAVIGQSNELVPADKKIYALRDVTATVESIPLIASSIMSKKLATGSNAILLDVKCGNGAFMKDLESARELARTMINIGKELNVDVRAEITNMSRPIGREIGNKNEVLEAIWTLQGKAPEDFKELVYSSCATILEQAKIVKTHEEGIQKVEQVIKNGSALEKFYEFIELQNGDVNALKDPKFWNPKYSLEIKSDEDGYMEIFDSLIVGITAMKLGAGRARKEDSIDNEAGITINKKTNESVKRGDVLFTLYSSNPINTELINELKNGYRINKEKVENKIILDKLK is encoded by the coding sequence ATGAGAGCTGTTGATTTAATTGAAAAGAAAAGACATGGTCTTAATCTTAACAAATCAGAAATTGAGTTTTTAATTGGCTCATATGTTAAAAATGAAATTCCTGATTATCAAATTTCAGCATTTTTAATGGCTGTTATGTTTAATGGAATGAATACTGAAGAGATCGCAACTTTTACAAAGGTCATGATGAATTCTGGTAAAGTTATGGATCTTTCTGAAATTCCTGGAATTAAAGTAGATAAACACTCAACCGGTGGAGTTGGAGATAAAACAACTTTAGCAGTTGCACCAATTGTTGCTGCATGTGGTGCTCCTGTTGCTAAAATGAGCGGACGTGGTTTAGGTCATACTGGGGGAACAATTGATAAATTAGAATCAATCCCTGGTTTTACCGTTGAACTTAGTGAAAAAGATTTTATAAAACAAGTTAAAGAACATAATATCGCTGTGATTGGACAATCAAATGAATTAGTTCCAGCTGATAAAAAAATTTATGCATTACGTGATGTAACTGCAACAGTTGAATCTATTCCGCTTATTGCTTCATCAATTATGTCTAAAAAACTCGCTACAGGTTCGAATGCAATTTTACTTGATGTAAAATGTGGTAATGGTGCTTTCATGAAAGATTTAGAAAGTGCTCGTGAACTTGCAAGAACAATGATTAATATCGGTAAAGAGTTGAACGTAGATGTAAGAGCCGAGATTACAAATATGTCTAGACCAATTGGTCGTGAAATTGGAAATAAAAACGAAGTTCTTGAAGCTATTTGAACTTTACAAGGCAAAGCGCCAGAAGATTTCAAAGAACTTGTTTACTCTTCATGTGCAACAATTCTAGAACAAGCTAAAATAGTCAAAACACATGAAGAAGGAATTCAAAAAGTTGAACAAGTCATCAAGAACGGTTCAGCTTTGGAAAAATTCTATGAATTTATCGAACTTCAAAATGGTGATGTTAATGCACTTAAAGATCCAAAATTTTGAAATCCTAAATATTCTCTAGAAATAAAATCTGATGAAGATGGATACATGGAAATTTTTGATTCATTAATAGTTGGAATTACAGCTATGAAACTTGGTGCTGGTAGAGCTAGAAAAGAAGATTCCATCGATAATGAAGCTGGGATTACAATTAACAAAAAAACTAATGAATCAGTTAAAAGAGGTGATGTTCTATTCACACTTTACTCTTCAAATCCAATTAATACTGAATTAATTAATGAACTTAAAAACGGATATAGAATCAACAAAGAAAAAGTTGAGAATAAAATTATTCTTGATAAATTAAAATAG
- the deoC gene encoding deoxyribose-phosphate aldolase produces MNYNKMIDHTFLKAEATTKEIDKLIAEAIKYDFKTVCVNSSWVKYCKDKLKGTEIGITSVVGFPLGAMITQAKAHETKLAIDHGADEIDMVINVGRFKQGDDEYVLNDIKAVKAACGSKVLKVIIETALLTTEEIKRATKIVMKSGAEFIKTSTGFSYRGATLEDVQTMKSVCGDKLLIKAAGGISNMDDLINMYNAGATRFGTSRSVSIIEGKESKGGY; encoded by the coding sequence ATGAATTACAATAAAATGATAGACCACACATTTTTAAAAGCTGAAGCTACAACAAAAGAGATTGATAAACTAATTGCTGAAGCTATTAAATATGATTTTAAAACTGTGTGTGTAAACTCTTCATGAGTAAAATACTGTAAGGACAAATTAAAAGGAACTGAAATTGGTATTACTTCAGTTGTTGGTTTTCCGCTTGGGGCTATGATTACACAAGCTAAAGCGCATGAAACAAAATTAGCAATTGATCATGGTGCTGATGAAATTGATATGGTTATTAACGTAGGTCGTTTTAAACAAGGGGATGATGAATATGTTTTAAATGACATTAAAGCGGTTAAAGCTGCTTGTGGTTCAAAAGTATTAAAAGTTATTATTGAAACTGCTCTTTTAACAACAGAAGAAATTAAAAGAGCTACAAAAATTGTTATGAAATCAGGTGCTGAATTTATCAAAACATCAACAGGTTTCTCATATAGAGGTGCAACTTTAGAAGATGTTCAAACCATGAAATCTGTTTGTGGTGATAAATTATTAATTAAGGCTGCTGGTGGAATTTCAAACATGGATGACTTAATTAATATGTACAACGCTGGAGCTACAAGATTTGGTACAAGCCGTTCTGTTTCTATTATTGAAGGAAAAGAAAGTAAAGGTGGATACTAA
- a CDS encoding endonuclease produces MKKLRNKLLLIGPILSSITILTLSASCVNSNKEEEKPENPVTPGEKPSNSEENGNSDSNVEQPETPSNPEGNNGENSENNTEKPTTPEETPSSSSEENGNSENTPENPSTNQPEISNPDKNIQVVSNYVYDKSEKALEYYAPLEGLTGKELFNALVKLQWNKANDTSKNYGSLPSFYNNTSAFKDLYYENDKTILDVYSENPSDVDPYTFATYNFKGGKNEGDGTNREHVIPQSWFKKLEPIRSDAQFVWPTDIKVNNIRSNYPHGEVVKVSVTSQNGSKLGTNSNGKTVFEPIDEFKGDIARCYLYFAVTYAEQNIYVSNEVFSKNTVSHLSDEYLKLYLKWNNNDPVDSFDINRNNEIYNSYRAVRNPFIDYPELEKCLFEGQKFTNKGLLIKLNK; encoded by the coding sequence ATGAAAAAACTAAGAAATAAATTATTATTAATCGGTCCGATTTTATCTTCGATAACAATTTTAACTTTATCAGCTTCTTGTGTAAACAGCAATAAAGAAGAAGAAAAACCAGAAAACCCAGTTACACCAGGAGAGAAACCTTCAAATTCTGAAGAAAACGGAAATTCAGACTCAAATGTAGAACAGCCAGAAACTCCTTCTAATCCCGAAGGAAATAATGGTGAAAATTCTGAAAATAACACAGAAAAACCAACCACACCAGAAGAAACACCTTCAAGCTCATCTGAAGAAAATGGAAATTCTGAAAATACACCAGAAAATCCATCTACTAATCAACCAGAAATTTCAAATCCAGATAAAAACATTCAAGTTGTTTCAAATTATGTTTATGACAAAAGTGAAAAAGCTTTAGAATACTATGCTCCATTAGAAGGTTTAACAGGAAAAGAATTATTTAATGCTTTAGTTAAATTACAATGAAACAAAGCGAATGATACAAGTAAAAATTATGGAAGTTTACCTTCATTTTACAATAATACATCTGCATTCAAAGATTTGTACTATGAAAATGATAAAACAATTTTAGATGTTTATAGTGAAAATCCTAGTGACGTTGATCCTTATACATTCGCTACTTACAATTTCAAAGGTGGCAAAAATGAAGGTGATGGTACAAATCGTGAACATGTTATACCACAATCATGATTTAAAAAATTAGAACCAATTCGTTCTGATGCCCAATTTGTTTGACCAACTGATATTAAAGTAAACAATATTAGATCAAATTATCCTCATGGTGAAGTTGTTAAAGTTTCTGTAACATCTCAAAATGGTTCAAAATTAGGTACTAATTCTAACGGAAAAACTGTTTTTGAACCTATTGATGAATTCAAAGGAGATATCGCCAGATGTTATTTATATTTTGCAGTAACTTATGCTGAACAAAATATTTATGTCTCTAATGAAGTATTCTCAAAAAACACTGTTTCACATTTAAGTGATGAATATCTTAAACTTTATTTAAAATGAAATAATAACGATCCTGTTGATTCGTTTGATATTAACAGAAATAATGAAATTTACAATAGTTATCGTGCTGTTAGAAACCCATTTATTGACTACCCAGAACTTGAAAAATGCTTATTTGAAGGCCAAAAATTCACAAATAAAGGACTTTTGATAAAATTAAACAAATAA
- a CDS encoding phospholipase D-like domain-containing protein, with the protein MKIKHLKKFALFMLVLLILVAYFLGVTYFFFMINRYFFLLIVFSAYILNLIIIILLLNQKRQTYAKFSWTAIMLILPIIGHILFLTYGLTYSNKKEAKINKDSKYDLTNYCQLSENPKKAIQQLEKMNHTVALSGEFEFYNEGWTYFDELKKDLKNANSSINIISYIIKKSEIFDEILYIIEEKLKEGVEIKWLIDYFGSGTVRDKVFKKLSKKYKNFEYEYIGKILYPFINSKSFYRNHQKFIIIDNKVVYSGGNNISDEYSSYSKKYGHWIDFSYKFNGDYVNVYIVHFAKFWKMVTNKEIELNLEFNNNQNEPKTTALLIYDTPLIKYSNAENTWIKLFAAAKKKIQISTPYFSVTDSLKKQIISALYSGVEVEIFLPGFPDKKMVYQVSLNEVSELINFGLKVYIYKDHFLHSKVGLVDDKIAWFGTSNMDARSMFAQYETTDLIEGESVKEIKKVFDNYKEKCVEFTNFKKYNSNKNIIKKLFYKLLKPLI; encoded by the coding sequence ATGAAGATAAAACATTTAAAAAAATTTGCATTATTTATGTTAGTTTTGCTAATTCTAGTTGCATATTTTTTAGGTGTTACTTACTTTTTCTTTATGATAAATAGGTATTTCTTCTTATTAATTGTCTTCAGTGCATATATATTAAATTTGATAATAATCATTTTATTATTAAATCAAAAACGCCAGACTTATGCAAAATTTTCATGAACAGCAATAATGCTTATTTTACCAATAATAGGTCATATACTTTTTTTAACTTATGGTTTAACTTACTCAAATAAAAAAGAGGCAAAAATTAATAAAGATAGCAAATATGATTTAACAAATTATTGTCAATTAAGTGAAAATCCTAAAAAAGCCATTCAACAACTAGAAAAAATGAATCATACTGTTGCTTTATCAGGAGAATTTGAATTTTATAATGAAGGTTGAACTTATTTCGATGAATTAAAAAAGGACTTAAAAAATGCGAATTCTTCAATTAACATTATTTCATACATAATTAAAAAATCAGAGATTTTTGATGAAATTCTTTACATAATCGAAGAAAAATTGAAAGAAGGTGTTGAAATTAAATGATTAATTGATTACTTTGGTTCAGGGACAGTAAGAGATAAAGTATTTAAAAAACTATCAAAAAAATACAAAAACTTTGAATATGAATACATCGGCAAAATATTATACCCATTTATAAACAGCAAAAGTTTTTATAGAAATCATCAAAAATTTATAATCATAGATAATAAAGTTGTTTATTCAGGTGGCAATAACATATCAGATGAATATAGTTCTTACAGCAAAAAATATGGTCACTGAATTGACTTTAGTTATAAATTCAATGGTGATTATGTTAATGTTTATATTGTTCATTTTGCAAAGTTTTGAAAAATGGTTACGAATAAAGAAATTGAGTTGAATTTAGAATTTAATAATAACCAAAATGAACCTAAAACTACTGCTTTATTAATATATGACACACCACTTATAAAATATTCTAATGCTGAAAATACTTGAATTAAACTTTTTGCTGCAGCTAAGAAAAAAATACAAATAAGCACTCCATATTTCAGTGTTACTGACTCACTTAAAAAACAGATTATTTCGGCTTTATATTCTGGAGTTGAAGTTGAAATATTTTTACCAGGCTTTCCTGATAAAAAAATGGTTTACCAAGTTAGCTTAAATGAAGTTTCAGAATTGATTAACTTTGGTCTGAAAGTTTATATTTATAAGGATCACTTTTTACATAGTAAAGTAGGTCTAGTAGATGATAAAATAGCTTGATTTGGTACAAGCAATATGGATGCAAGAAGTATGTTTGCTCAATATGAAACAACTGATTTAATTGAGGGTGAATCTGTTAAAGAGATTAAAAAAGTATTTGATAATTACAAAGAAAAATGTGTTGAATTTACTAACTTTAAGAAATATAATTCAAATAAAAATATTATTAAAAAATTATTTTATAAATTATTAAAACCGCTTATTTAG
- a CDS encoding MFS transporter, producing the protein METSLIQKIKNLGAKKIIALVILACLDLFVISLPYYIKSAIPNFYKYMHVDESVLLSCSAIIGWVTIITQLPGGWLADKFSNKKLLMIGVALTFFMSVWFAFLIIFGHQMQDNIWLQYQYYIIFFIWGISTTPFFWSPLWRLVSQQTTKEEQGLAFAVQGSFVGIVGFVFTGIVAFIVITLIEGKSVEQSSLYVGLYMLLFSVCLLILFFGLVFYVKEYRKEQEDKESFKKILRLLSNWKVWMLSIFLLGMYSFQSTFTYYLNQLLSNTIREALGIPVAILTILFAVRVYFLRLFVGGLLMKIGDKFKSFILLLVIVASLGLILTLIFVFMPGFFNNSYVNYSRGLLWFMFITMNVLFMIIITCSWIMVTLRFAQQAEITTPKNSYGSMTAILSLIGFSSDAWMSQIGSSITSVYKVQVTEALHNAGRFTDFNVGDYATDPIAYQIIIIVGCAVALIGIISGLTVYISETKFNKKYNIKFYRWRDVQN; encoded by the coding sequence ATGGAAACATCATTAATTCAAAAAATAAAAAATCTTGGTGCTAAAAAAATCATCGCATTAGTTATTTTGGCTTGTCTTGATCTATTTGTTATTTCTCTTCCATATTACATTAAATCTGCTATACCTAATTTTTATAAGTATATGCATGTTGATGAATCAGTTTTACTTAGTTGTTCAGCTATTATTGGATGAGTAACAATCATTACTCAACTACCAGGGGGTTGATTAGCTGATAAATTCTCGAATAAAAAATTATTAATGATTGGTGTTGCACTAACATTCTTTATGAGTGTATGATTTGCATTCTTAATTATTTTTGGACACCAAATGCAAGATAATATTTGATTACAATATCAATATTACATAATTTTCTTTATATGAGGAATAAGTACCACTCCATTTTTCTGAAGCCCACTGTGAAGACTAGTTTCGCAACAAACTACTAAAGAAGAACAAGGTCTTGCTTTTGCAGTTCAAGGTTCATTTGTAGGTATAGTCGGTTTTGTTTTCACTGGAATTGTAGCATTTATTGTTATTACTTTAATTGAAGGTAAATCAGTAGAACAATCAAGTCTTTATGTCGGACTTTATATGCTTTTATTTAGTGTTTGTCTACTTATTTTATTCTTTGGACTAGTCTTCTATGTAAAAGAATATAGAAAAGAACAAGAAGATAAAGAGTCGTTCAAGAAAATTTTAAGATTATTAAGTAATTGAAAAGTTTGAATGCTTTCAATCTTCTTATTAGGAATGTATTCATTCCAAAGTACTTTTACATACTACTTAAATCAACTATTATCAAACACCATTAGAGAAGCACTTGGAATCCCAGTAGCAATATTAACAATTTTATTTGCTGTTAGAGTTTACTTCTTAAGACTTTTTGTTGGTGGTTTATTGATGAAAATTGGAGATAAATTCAAGTCGTTTATCCTATTATTAGTCATAGTTGCTAGTTTAGGTTTAATTTTAACATTAATATTTGTGTTTATGCCAGGTTTCTTTAATAATAGTTATGTAAATTATAGTAGAGGATTATTATGATTTATGTTTATAACTATGAATGTTTTATTCATGATTATTATCACTTGTTCGTGAATTATGGTGACTTTAAGATTTGCCCAACAAGCTGAAATTACTACTCCAAAAAATTCATATGGATCTATGACAGCTATTTTATCATTAATTGGATTTAGTTCTGATGCTTGAATGAGCCAAATTGGTTCAAGTATAACTAGTGTTTATAAAGTTCAAGTTACTGAAGCTTTACATAATGCAGGTAGATTTACTGATTTTAATGTTGGTGACTATGCTACTGATCCAATCGCTTATCAAATCATTATAATTGTTGGTTGTGCGGTGGCATTAATTGGAATTATATCTGGATTAACTGTTTATATTTCAGAGACTAAATTTAATAAAAAATATAACATTAAGTTTTATCGTTGAAGAGATGTGCAAAACTAA
- a CDS encoding NINE protein has translation MNKNKLFLSEEEIKNEISNAQEKLKNGIIVEKTIPDYWTNGINKKLSRKKLIYLSIFTGLFGVDRFYLGKKISGITKLFFSIIGVMVVALIINFKPWNISDVSTLVNVWIFISLSLVVVLSFYIIDIVISIKNPRDSEFRSVK, from the coding sequence ATGAATAAAAATAAATTATTTCTTAGTGAAGAAGAAATAAAAAATGAAATTTCTAATGCACAAGAAAAACTTAAAAATGGAATAATTGTTGAAAAAACTATTCCTGATTATTGAACAAATGGAATTAATAAAAAACTTTCAAGAAAAAAATTAATTTATTTATCGATATTTACTGGATTATTTGGGGTTGATAGATTTTACCTAGGAAAGAAAATTTCAGGTATTACCAAATTATTCTTTAGTATTATAGGTGTTATGGTAGTGGCTTTAATAATTAATTTTAAACCATGAAATATTAGTGATGTTTCAACTTTAGTAAATGTGTGAATTTTCATTTCATTATCATTGGTAGTTGTTTTATCATTTTATATTATTGATATTGTTATTTCCATAAAAAATCCAAGAGACTCGGAATTTAGGAGTGTAAAATAA
- a CDS encoding alpha/beta fold hydrolase: protein MKNTYLYDNVELETLELDNDKNKTIFIIHGFTADFDNLSVITEHFKKDFNVYSINLPAHGKSKTNENLNDIYAYCDVVVDFIKNKKLKNIYLVGHSMGGLIAALIYQRIKDQIDKVLLIAPANLTTLEIGEKLKYAFFKGTLLSKITFVRYSYHNWFKALRDKNFRANSAKWYEEHKQYMNDYYKVGHQFMEEDILKDEEEMIRNIDKPLGLLCGKSDNIVNQKKIWDYFKKIKPETKMYKINACGHNPWRENKEEVLQAIEGFFNE from the coding sequence ATGAAAAATACATATTTATATGATAATGTAGAGCTTGAAACTCTTGAATTAGATAATGATAAAAATAAAACAATATTCATAATTCATGGTTTTACAGCCGATTTTGACAATCTCTCTGTAATTACTGAGCATTTCAAAAAAGATTTTAACGTTTATTCAATTAATTTACCAGCACATGGTAAAAGTAAAACTAATGAGAATTTGAATGATATTTATGCTTATTGTGACGTTGTTGTAGATTTTATTAAAAATAAAAAATTAAAGAATATTTATTTAGTTGGACACTCAATGGGAGGATTAATAGCTGCATTAATTTATCAAAGAATCAAAGATCAAATTGATAAAGTTTTATTAATAGCTCCAGCAAATTTAACCACCCTAGAAATAGGTGAAAAGTTGAAGTACGCCTTTTTTAAGGGAACACTTCTTTCAAAAATTACTTTTGTTAGATATTCGTATCATAACTGATTTAAGGCGCTAAGAGATAAGAATTTTAGAGCTAATTCAGCTAAATGATATGAAGAACATAAGCAATACATGAATGATTATTATAAAGTAGGACATCAATTCATGGAAGAAGATATTCTTAAAGATGAAGAAGAAATGATTAGAAATATTGATAAACCACTTGGATTGCTTTGTGGTAAATCGGATAATATTGTTAATCAAAAGAAAATTTGAGATTATTTTAAGAAAATTAAACCTGAAACAAAAATGTATAAAATAAATGCTTGTGGACACAATCCTTGAAGAGAAAATAAAGAAGAAGTTTTACAAGCAATAGAAGGATTTTTCAATGAATAA